A window from Hoeflea sp. IMCC20628 encodes these proteins:
- a CDS encoding AMP-binding protein gives MLGPSGHVDTFTRDNLPPAEQWPDLPLDGFEYPEWLNCGYELTDAMVARGFGDHTALIGNGRIRTYKELTDWTNRMAHVLVEDYGVKPGNRILIRSANNPAMVAVWLAATKAGAVVVNTMPMLRAAELGKIADKAEITLALCDTRLMDEMVACAKVNRFLDNVVGFDGTANHDAELDRLALSKSVRFDTVKTGRDDVALLGFTSGTTGMPKATMHFHRDMLIIADGYAKEVLGVTPDDVFIGSPPLAFTFGLGGLAVFPLRFGAAAALLEQATPANMVEIIQNHKATVCFTAPTAYRAMLAAMEEGADLSSLRAAVSAGETLPGPVYEQWMEKTGKPMLDGIGATEMLHIFISNRFSNSQPACTGLPVGGYEARIVDENMTELPRGEVGRLAVRGPTGCRYLADPEQQQKYVRDGWNLTGDSFTQDEDGFFHFAARSDDMIISAGYNIAGPEVEAALLAHAYVAECAVVGVPDEARGQIVQAHVVLKAGSVADALMTKLLQDHVKQVIAPYKYPRSIIFTETLPKTQTGKIQRFRLRSGDAA, from the coding sequence ATGCTGGGACCATCGGGGCATGTCGATACGTTCACGCGGGACAACCTGCCGCCGGCTGAGCAGTGGCCGGATTTGCCGCTTGATGGTTTTGAATATCCGGAGTGGCTGAATTGCGGCTATGAGCTGACCGATGCGATGGTGGCCAGGGGATTTGGCGACCACACCGCGCTGATCGGCAATGGCCGGATCAGGACCTACAAGGAACTGACCGACTGGACCAACCGCATGGCCCATGTGCTGGTCGAGGATTACGGCGTCAAGCCGGGCAACCGCATCCTGATCCGCTCGGCCAACAACCCTGCCATGGTGGCAGTGTGGCTGGCGGCGACCAAGGCCGGTGCCGTGGTGGTCAACACCATGCCGATGCTGCGCGCAGCCGAGTTGGGCAAGATCGCCGACAAGGCGGAAATCACGCTGGCGCTGTGCGACACGCGACTGATGGACGAGATGGTGGCCTGCGCCAAGGTAAACCGGTTCCTGGACAATGTCGTGGGCTTCGATGGCACGGCCAATCATGATGCCGAACTCGACCGTCTGGCGCTGTCGAAATCTGTTCGCTTTGACACCGTGAAAACCGGACGAGATGACGTGGCGTTGCTTGGTTTCACCTCCGGAACCACCGGCATGCCAAAAGCGACGATGCATTTTCACCGCGACATGCTGATCATCGCTGATGGTTATGCTAAGGAAGTGCTCGGCGTGACGCCGGACGACGTGTTTATCGGCTCGCCGCCGCTGGCCTTCACCTTCGGACTGGGCGGCCTGGCGGTGTTCCCGCTGCGCTTTGGCGCGGCCGCGGCCCTGCTTGAGCAGGCGACGCCGGCCAACATGGTCGAGATCATCCAGAACCACAAAGCCACCGTCTGCTTTACCGCACCGACCGCCTATCGCGCCATGCTGGCGGCGATGGAGGAGGGGGCGGATCTGTCCTCGTTGCGCGCTGCGGTATCGGCCGGCGAGACCTTGCCCGGCCCGGTCTATGAGCAATGGATGGAAAAGACCGGCAAACCGATGCTCGATGGCATTGGCGCCACCGAGATGCTGCATATCTTCATCTCGAACCGGTTTTCCAATTCCCAGCCTGCCTGCACCGGACTGCCGGTCGGTGGCTATGAAGCGCGGATCGTTGACGAGAACATGACCGAATTGCCGCGCGGTGAAGTGGGCCGGCTGGCGGTGCGTGGCCCGACCGGATGCCGCTATCTCGCCGATCCGGAACAGCAGCAGAAATATGTCCGCGATGGCTGGAACTTGACCGGCGATTCCTTCACCCAGGACGAGGACGGCTTCTTCCATTTCGCCGCCCGCAGTGACGACATGATCATCTCGGCGGGCTACAACATTGCTGGCCCTGAGGTTGAAGCCGCACTGCTGGCGCATGCCTATGTCGCCGAATGCGCCGTGGTGGGTGTTCCCGACGAGGCGCGGGGCCAGATCGTTCAGGCGCATGTGGTGCTCAAGGCAGGCTCTGTGGCGGACGCGCTGATGACCAAGCTGTTGCAGGACCACGTCAAGCAGGTAATCGCGCCCTACAAATATCCCCGGTCGATCATCTTCACCGAAACACTGCCAAAGACACAGACCGGCAAGATCCAGCGTTTCAGGCTGCGGTCCGGCGACGCGGCTTGA
- a CDS encoding RidA family protein, whose product MIEAVNPPDWEKPKGYSNGMLVDGERLYTGGQIGWNKDQVFEHTDFVGQLEQTLANIVAIVHAAGGEVSDIVRLTWFITDKKEYVARQKDVGAAYRKVMGRHFPTMSVIVVAGLIEDAAMVEIEATAEIGKSQKEA is encoded by the coding sequence ATGATCGAAGCAGTCAATCCACCGGATTGGGAGAAGCCAAAGGGCTACTCGAACGGCATGCTTGTTGACGGCGAGCGGCTTTACACCGGCGGCCAGATTGGCTGGAACAAGGATCAGGTCTTCGAGCACACGGATTTCGTGGGCCAGCTCGAGCAGACACTGGCCAATATCGTGGCAATCGTGCATGCCGCGGGTGGCGAGGTCTCTGATATTGTGCGTCTGACCTGGTTCATCACCGACAAGAAGGAATATGTTGCACGCCAGAAGGATGTCGGCGCTGCCTATCGCAAGGTCATGGGCCGGCATTTCCCCACCATGTCGGTGATCGTGGTCGCCGGTCTGATCGAGGATGCGGCGATGGTCGAAATCGAGGCGACAGCGGAAATCGGCAAGTCGCAGAAGGAAGCGTGA
- the kynU gene encoding kynureninase, translated as MTDFSASRAKFDLPAGITYLDGNSLGPLPKAAVERARKTIADEWGPMLITGWTKAQWMDLPARLGDRIGRLIGAPAGSTVVGDTLSIKVYQAVASAVELRPGRKIVLSDNGNFPSDLYMADGLLKSLKQGHELKIVDPEAVADHINEDVAAVMLTQVDYRTGRLHDMKAITAKAHASGAVMIWDLAHTAGALPIDLTGCNADIAVGCTYKYLNGGPGAPGFIHVRPDLINQVRPALSGWLGHQAPFAFDLDYRPGEGISRMRVGTPPVIQMAVLDAALDEFDGIAMEDIRSRSIELSEQFIAEVEAGCKEVKLASPRDPHARGSQVSFRFREGYAAMQALIARGIIGDFRAPDIMRFGFCPLYNTPDEVCHAAAALCEIIATGEWDQPAFKTRKAVT; from the coding sequence ATGACTGATTTTTCAGCAAGCCGGGCCAAGTTCGATCTTCCTGCGGGCATCACCTATCTCGATGGCAATTCGCTCGGGCCCTTGCCCAAGGCTGCTGTTGAACGGGCCCGCAAGACAATCGCCGATGAATGGGGCCCGATGCTGATCACCGGCTGGACCAAGGCCCAGTGGATGGATCTTCCGGCGCGTCTGGGCGATCGAATCGGCCGTCTGATCGGTGCGCCCGCGGGCAGCACCGTGGTCGGCGACACCTTGTCGATCAAGGTCTACCAGGCGGTCGCCTCCGCGGTGGAACTGCGTCCCGGACGCAAGATCGTGCTGTCCGACAACGGCAATTTCCCTAGCGATCTCTACATGGCCGACGGTCTGCTCAAGAGTCTGAAGCAGGGGCATGAGTTGAAGATCGTCGATCCGGAAGCCGTGGCTGATCATATCAACGAGGATGTGGCAGCCGTGATGCTGACCCAGGTCGATTACCGCACCGGCCGGCTGCACGACATGAAGGCAATCACCGCCAAGGCCCATGCCAGCGGCGCGGTGATGATTTGGGATCTGGCGCATACCGCCGGTGCGTTGCCGATTGATCTGACCGGCTGCAACGCCGACATCGCGGTCGGCTGCACCTACAAATATCTCAATGGCGGCCCCGGTGCACCGGGATTCATCCATGTACGTCCGGATCTGATCAATCAGGTTCGTCCGGCGCTGTCGGGCTGGCTCGGACATCAGGCGCCGTTTGCGTTTGATCTCGATTACCGTCCAGGCGAGGGCATCAGCCGTATGCGCGTCGGCACGCCACCGGTGATCCAGATGGCGGTGCTGGATGCAGCACTTGATGAATTCGATGGCATCGCCATGGAAGACATCCGCAGCCGCTCGATCGAGCTGTCCGAGCAGTTCATTGCCGAGGTCGAAGCCGGCTGCAAGGAAGTGAAGCTTGCCAGCCCACGTGATCCGCATGCGCGCGGTTCGCAGGTCTCATTCCGCTTCCGCGAAGGCTATGCGGCGATGCAGGCGCTGATCGCCCGCGGGATCATCGGTGACTTCCGCGCGCCCGACATCATGCGCTTCGGCTTTTGCCCGCTCTACAATACGCCCGACGAGGTCTGCCATGCGGCTGCCGCTTTGTGCGAGATCATTGCAACAGGTGAATGGGACCAGCCGGCGTTCAAGACCCGGAAAGCCGTCACATGA
- the kynA gene encoding tryptophan 2,3-dioxygenase, which yields MSEPKDYDPSKEGAEMNFDGRMSYGDYLCIDQILGAQKVRTDAHDEMLFIIQHQTSELWMRLVIHEITAAREAIKGDHLQPAMKTLSRVSRIFEQLNSAWDVLRTMTPADYTHFRNKLGQSSGFQSLQYRLIEYALGNRNHAMMRPHAHVPEAMAKLEAELAQPSLYDEAIRLAARRGVNMPDEVLSRDVRNTHELHDGVTAGWKVIYEDPEKHWALYEVAEKLVDLEDYFRRWRFNHVTTVERVIGLKRGTGGTGGTSYLRRMLDVELFPELWRVRTEL from the coding sequence ATGAGCGAGCCCAAGGACTACGACCCTTCCAAGGAAGGGGCGGAGATGAATTTCGACGGCCGCATGTCCTATGGCGACTATCTTTGCATCGACCAGATTCTTGGTGCGCAGAAGGTCAGGACCGACGCCCATGACGAGATGCTGTTCATCATCCAGCACCAGACTTCGGAACTGTGGATGCGGCTGGTGATCCATGAAATCACCGCTGCACGAGAGGCCATCAAGGGCGATCATCTGCAGCCGGCGATGAAGACCCTGTCACGGGTTTCGCGGATATTCGAACAGCTGAACTCGGCCTGGGATGTGCTCAGGACCATGACGCCTGCCGATTATACCCATTTTCGCAACAAGCTCGGCCAGTCCTCCGGTTTTCAGTCGCTGCAATACCGGCTGATCGAATATGCGCTGGGAAACCGCAATCACGCCATGATGCGTCCGCATGCACATGTCCCGGAAGCCATGGCCAAGCTCGAAGCCGAACTGGCCCAGCCAAGCCTTTATGACGAAGCCATAAGACTGGCGGCAAGGCGTGGCGTTAACATGCCTGACGAGGTGCTGTCGCGCGATGTGCGCAATACCCACGAGCTGCATGATGGCGTGACTGCTGGCTGGAAAGTGATCTACGAAGACCCGGAGAAACACTGGGCGCTTTATGAGGTTGCCGAAAAGCTGGTCGATCTGGAAGACTATTTCCGGCGCTGGAGATTCAACCATGTCACCACGGTGGAGCGGGTGATCGGGCTCAAGCGCGGCACCGGCGGCACCGGCGGCACCAGCTATCTTCGGCGCATGCTGGATGTGGAGCTGTTCCCGGAACTCTGGCGGGTACGCACCGAATTGTAG
- a CDS encoding cupin domain-containing protein, whose product MDTRAEIRLPTSELRDDLPFFTKTLKMRLDMIYPADNPEVAVLSGHGLRIRIQKDAPEAPGTLRILTDDPDSFADGKRELIAPNGTRIEIDELNPPLVMPETKHAFVVRRLADQAPWVIGRAGMEYRDLIPTRLGGAMIASHIRVPDGPVPDMVHFHKVGFQLIFCISGWVDVLYEDQGGTRRLHAGDCFIQPPQIRHKVLHAAEGIEVIEIGVPADHVTEIDHDMELPTPHERPDREWDGQRFVHSLVKDGTFKPFRIPGFEARDTTINANTKGVASVMVARPSGTSKPVWTKHEGDILFNFVMSGSMMLEGEGKEPYRLEKGDAFVIPPRMATRYSDPSSDLELLEVSLPGSFETQVTDEI is encoded by the coding sequence TTGGACACACGCGCGGAAATCAGGTTGCCGACATCGGAATTGCGGGATGATCTGCCGTTCTTCACCAAGACGCTAAAAATGCGCCTCGACATGATTTATCCTGCGGATAATCCCGAGGTTGCGGTTCTCTCGGGCCACGGCCTGCGAATCCGCATCCAGAAAGACGCTCCCGAAGCGCCTGGAACCTTGCGCATCCTGACCGATGATCCGGACAGTTTTGCTGATGGCAAGCGTGAATTGATTGCGCCCAATGGCACACGGATCGAAATTGACGAACTGAATCCACCATTGGTGATGCCTGAAACCAAGCACGCTTTCGTGGTTCGGCGGTTGGCGGATCAAGCGCCATGGGTCATTGGCCGGGCAGGCATGGAGTACCGGGATCTGATTCCAACACGGCTGGGCGGCGCGATGATCGCCTCGCACATCCGAGTGCCGGACGGCCCGGTGCCTGACATGGTTCACTTCCACAAGGTCGGGTTCCAGTTGATTTTCTGCATCAGCGGCTGGGTTGACGTGCTTTATGAAGACCAAGGCGGCACGCGCCGTCTGCACGCCGGTGATTGCTTCATCCAGCCACCGCAGATCCGCCACAAGGTCTTGCACGCGGCTGAGGGGATCGAGGTCATCGAGATTGGTGTGCCGGCCGATCATGTCACCGAAATCGATCATGATATGGAACTGCCTACTCCGCACGAGCGGCCGGACCGCGAATGGGATGGGCAACGCTTTGTGCACAGCCTTGTCAAAGACGGCACCTTCAAGCCTTTCCGCATTCCCGGCTTTGAAGCCCGCGATACAACCATCAATGCCAACACCAAGGGCGTTGCCTCTGTGATGGTGGCGCGGCCTTCGGGGACCAGCAAGCCGGTCTGGACCAAGCATGAAGGCGATATCCTGTTCAACTTCGTGATGTCTGGCAGCATGATGCTGGAAGGCGAGGGCAAGGAGCCGTATCGTCTTGAAAAAGGCGATGCTTTTGTCATTCCGCCGCGTATGGCGACACGCTATAGTGACCCGAGCAGCGATCTCGAACTGCTGGAAGTTTCGCTTCCCGGTTCATTCGAAACACAGGTAACCGACGAAATCTGA
- a CDS encoding ABC transporter substrate-binding protein, which produces MKKTIYAVAVAALLASSASTFAADTKIGLLMDITGPIASFIPPLQNAANLAVQHVNENGGLLDGQAVPVYGDTTGSSQGAVDAAGKLINIENVPIIMGALMSGTTIASAEAAAIPAGVVQISPTATSPAMTDIKDNDLLYRIVPSDNFQGKVLAKMVMDEGLTKVAVTFVNNDYGVGIGSTFVAAYKALGGEVVAEVKHEEKKNSYRSELATLSKAGGDALVVIAYAGDSGGKIVKQSIEGGLFTKFVGTDGLRDESLIADIGAEALATSFFSAPTSPADNPNQASLHELYTAAYNEPADKPFVDQTYDATFMALLAIEQAGSADRTKMAAALRAIASAPGEKVGPGDWAKAKALIAEGKDIDYDGAGGNYDFDENGDVAGFIGKFVVDGTVYKQIAIVE; this is translated from the coding sequence ATGAAAAAGACAATTTATGCAGTGGCGGTAGCGGCTTTGCTCGCGTCCAGCGCCTCAACTTTCGCCGCCGACACCAAAATCGGCCTGTTGATGGATATCACAGGTCCAATCGCCAGCTTCATTCCGCCATTGCAGAACGCTGCCAATCTGGCTGTTCAGCATGTCAATGAGAATGGCGGACTGCTTGATGGCCAGGCAGTGCCGGTTTACGGCGACACCACCGGGTCGTCGCAAGGCGCAGTCGATGCCGCCGGCAAGCTGATCAACATTGAAAATGTGCCGATCATCATGGGTGCGCTGATGTCGGGAACGACCATCGCCTCCGCCGAAGCTGCCGCCATTCCGGCTGGCGTCGTGCAGATTTCGCCGACCGCAACTTCGCCGGCCATGACCGACATCAAGGACAATGACCTGCTTTACCGGATTGTCCCTTCGGACAACTTTCAGGGCAAGGTTCTGGCCAAGATGGTGATGGATGAAGGTCTCACAAAGGTTGCCGTGACCTTCGTCAACAATGATTACGGCGTTGGCATCGGCAGCACATTTGTCGCGGCCTACAAGGCGCTTGGCGGTGAAGTCGTGGCCGAGGTCAAGCACGAGGAGAAGAAGAACTCCTACCGGTCCGAGCTCGCGACCCTTTCGAAAGCCGGCGGCGACGCACTTGTGGTGATTGCCTATGCGGGCGATTCAGGCGGCAAGATCGTCAAGCAGTCGATTGAAGGCGGGTTGTTCACCAAGTTCGTCGGCACCGACGGTCTGCGCGACGAGTCACTGATTGCCGATATCGGCGCGGAAGCACTGGCTACCTCGTTTTTCTCGGCACCGACTTCGCCAGCCGACAACCCGAACCAGGCTTCGCTGCACGAACTCTACACCGCAGCTTACAACGAACCTGCCGACAAGCCTTTTGTCGATCAGACCTACGATGCCACGTTCATGGCGCTGCTGGCCATTGAGCAGGCCGGTTCGGCTGACCGCACCAAGATGGCTGCAGCACTGCGCGCCATTGCATCGGCCCCCGGTGAAAAGGTTGGTCCTGGGGACTGGGCCAAGGCCAAGGCGCTGATAGCCGAAGGCAAGGACATCGATTATGACGGCGCCGGCGGCAATTACGATTTTGATGAAAACGGCGATGTTGCCGGCTTCATCGGCAAGTTTGTCGTTGATGGCACTGTCTACAAACAGATCGCCATTGTTGAGTAA
- a CDS encoding ABC transporter ATP-binding protein, producing the protein MISVEHVKVSYGGPNVVDDVSFDIPSGQITGLIGPNGAGKTTMFNAIAGHVALAGGRILLEGKDITSLKPHQRAARGLARTFQIPHEFSQLTVIENFMAAAATPVGENVFNVIFRRGRFAAEEEATYRAARDMVTFLEIDQVKDEKAGNLSGGQKKLLELGRALMQKPKIILLDEIGAGINRTLLAKISDKILLLNKEQGLTFCLIEHDLDYVSKLCDEVIVMAQGTLLTRGPVDEVRQDARVIEAYFGGGKYEAQP; encoded by the coding sequence ATGATTTCTGTTGAGCATGTGAAGGTGAGTTACGGCGGACCGAATGTCGTCGATGACGTCAGCTTTGACATCCCGTCCGGGCAGATCACCGGGCTTATAGGGCCAAATGGCGCGGGCAAGACCACGATGTTCAATGCCATTGCCGGTCATGTGGCACTCGCAGGCGGGCGGATCTTGCTCGAGGGCAAGGACATCACCTCGCTAAAACCGCATCAGCGGGCGGCACGAGGCCTGGCGCGCACCTTCCAGATTCCGCATGAGTTCTCGCAACTCACCGTGATCGAGAATTTCATGGCTGCAGCGGCAACGCCGGTCGGTGAAAATGTGTTCAACGTCATTTTCCGGCGCGGTCGTTTCGCTGCCGAAGAGGAGGCGACCTACCGCGCGGCGCGCGACATGGTGACTTTTCTCGAGATCGATCAGGTCAAGGACGAGAAGGCTGGCAACCTCTCCGGTGGTCAGAAGAAGCTTCTGGAACTCGGCCGGGCGCTGATGCAAAAACCCAAGATCATTCTGCTTGACGAGATCGGGGCCGGTATCAACCGCACGCTGCTCGCCAAGATTTCCGACAAGATCCTGCTGCTCAACAAGGAGCAGGGACTGACCTTCTGCCTGATCGAGCACGATCTCGATTATGTCTCCAAACTCTGCGACGAGGTCATCGTCATGGCGCAAGGAACGTTGCTGACCCGTGGGCCAGTGGATGAGGTGCGGCAGGATGCGCGCGTTATCGAAGCCTATTTCGGCGGCGGAAAATATGAGGCCCAGCCATGA
- a CDS encoding ABC transporter ATP-binding protein — translation MSALLSVKGLIAGYGGVPIIEDINLDVQKHEISVIIGPNGAGKSTLLKTIFALTARSEGEILFSGKDISGIKTAKLVPLGISMVPQSRNVFPTLTVDENLDVGTYAAPPKDKEAVRENVLALFPDLRTKLGQAAGELSGGQRQMVAMGRALMSEPKLLLLDEPTAGLSPAYLEVIFDLLLDIRKRGVTILMVEQNAKQALRIADNGHVLVSGKNFISGTGDALLNDDAVRRSFLGGAAA, via the coding sequence ATGAGCGCGTTGTTGTCGGTCAAGGGACTGATCGCCGGTTACGGCGGTGTGCCGATCATCGAGGATATAAATCTCGACGTTCAGAAGCATGAGATTTCGGTCATCATCGGGCCCAATGGCGCCGGCAAGTCGACCTTGCTGAAAACCATTTTTGCGCTGACTGCCCGTTCGGAAGGCGAAATTCTGTTTTCCGGCAAGGATATTTCCGGGATCAAGACCGCGAAACTCGTGCCGCTCGGCATTTCCATGGTGCCGCAAAGCCGCAATGTGTTTCCGACGCTGACGGTGGACGAAAATCTCGATGTCGGCACCTATGCAGCCCCACCGAAGGACAAGGAAGCTGTGCGTGAGAACGTATTGGCGCTGTTTCCCGATCTTCGCACCAAGCTTGGCCAGGCGGCCGGTGAATTGTCCGGCGGACAACGGCAGATGGTGGCTATGGGACGGGCGCTGATGAGCGAGCCGAAATTGTTGCTTCTGGATGAGCCGACGGCCGGATTGTCACCAGCCTATCTCGAGGTCATCTTCGATCTGCTGCTTGATATCCGAAAGCGCGGTGTCACCATCCTGATGGTGGAGCAGAACGCCAAGCAGGCCTTGCGGATCGCCGACAATGGCCATGTGCTGGTCAGCGGCAAGAATTTCATATCTGGGACGGGGGATGCGCTGCTCAACGACGATGCTGTGCGGCGGTCTTTCCTCGGGGGTGCTGCGGCATGA
- a CDS encoding branched-chain amino acid ABC transporter permease, whose translation MIDFINLYLVPGLTIGSIYALGAVGISMVFGILRFAHFAHGDLMTLGGYGVLTAVWFIPVHPLLLLPFGIALAIVAALAADEFFYKPLRKLPTIYTVIASFGVALIFRSLAQLFWSSGNQVFVSGVRMPVVLFDTFRISELHMQVISLTLIIAIALHFFLTRSKLGRAMRAVSDEPELAAVAGLDTERVVRWTWVIGASLAATAGVFAGMDTSMHPNLGWNLLLAMFAAAVLGGIGKPMGAIVGGLIIGVAEETATFPWLTDEPLISPSYKSAVAFFIMVALLLFRPQGLFKGRLL comes from the coding sequence ATGATCGATTTCATCAACTTGTACCTGGTTCCCGGGCTGACCATCGGCAGTATCTATGCGCTTGGAGCCGTGGGTATCTCGATGGTTTTCGGCATCCTGCGGTTTGCGCATTTTGCCCATGGCGACCTGATGACGCTTGGCGGCTACGGTGTGCTAACGGCTGTCTGGTTCATTCCTGTGCACCCGTTGTTGCTGCTGCCGTTCGGCATTGCGTTGGCGATCGTGGCGGCGCTGGCGGCGGACGAGTTTTTCTACAAGCCGCTTCGCAAGCTCCCGACCATTTACACGGTCATCGCCTCGTTTGGCGTGGCGCTGATTTTCCGGTCTCTGGCGCAATTGTTCTGGAGTTCGGGCAATCAGGTGTTTGTCTCGGGCGTTCGCATGCCGGTGGTGCTGTTTGACACGTTCCGGATATCCGAACTGCATATGCAGGTCATCTCTCTGACCCTGATCATCGCGATTGCGCTGCATTTTTTCCTGACCCGTTCGAAGCTCGGACGTGCCATGCGGGCGGTCTCGGACGAGCCGGAATTGGCGGCGGTTGCCGGACTTGATACCGAACGGGTGGTGCGCTGGACCTGGGTGATCGGCGCGTCACTTGCCGCCACCGCCGGGGTGTTTGCTGGCATGGACACCAGCATGCATCCCAATCTGGGCTGGAACCTGCTCCTGGCAATGTTTGCCGCAGCGGTGCTTGGCGGAATCGGCAAGCCGATGGGGGCCATTGTCGGTGGTCTGATCATCGGCGTTGCCGAAGAAACCGCGACATTCCCCTGGCTCACCGATGAGCCGTTGATTTCACCATCGTATAAATCCGCCGTCGCGTTCTTCATCATGGTGGCATTGCTTCTGTTCCGGCCGCAGGGCCTGTTCAAGGGGAGGTTGCTGTAA
- a CDS encoding branched-chain amino acid ABC transporter permease: MEMTGLLFYLVSVLIAGGIYAVLCLALNVQWGMGGLFNAGIAGFFAVGAYASAIATTAVSAKHLGGFALPIPFGLAAAMIVAGITGWAVAKICVGLKSDYLAMASVGIAEILRLVIVNESWLTNGSLGISGVPRPFGDLVNGRWADILYLAVVWTCVLGVYILCQRLYVSPWGRTLRAIRDNEDSARAAGKDVDKFRLQTFVIGCAVMGLAGGLSAHYFKFLSPSATEPLLVTFLVWVMLMAGGSGNNKGAIAGAIVIWFLWSATEIFTSRLPPEWITRSSYIRMLLVGLILQFVLQKFRSGLVPEKSPKIRSD, from the coding sequence ATGGAAATGACCGGTCTGTTGTTCTATCTGGTCAGCGTGCTGATCGCTGGCGGCATCTATGCGGTGCTGTGCCTGGCGCTGAATGTGCAATGGGGCATGGGCGGCCTGTTCAATGCAGGTATCGCCGGGTTCTTTGCTGTTGGCGCCTATGCCTCGGCCATTGCCACCACCGCCGTGTCGGCTAAGCATCTTGGCGGCTTCGCTCTGCCTATCCCGTTCGGGCTCGCTGCCGCGATGATCGTGGCCGGGATCACCGGTTGGGCGGTGGCCAAGATCTGTGTCGGGCTCAAAAGCGATTATCTGGCGATGGCATCTGTCGGTATCGCCGAGATTCTGCGGCTGGTAATTGTCAATGAATCCTGGCTGACCAATGGCAGTCTCGGAATTTCCGGCGTGCCGCGCCCATTTGGCGATCTGGTGAATGGCCGGTGGGCGGATATTCTCTATCTCGCCGTTGTCTGGACCTGTGTGCTCGGCGTCTACATCCTGTGCCAGCGGCTCTATGTCAGCCCTTGGGGGCGCACCTTGCGGGCGATCCGCGACAATGAGGATTCGGCGCGCGCCGCAGGCAAGGATGTCGACAAGTTCCGCCTGCAGACCTTCGTCATCGGCTGCGCCGTCATGGGCCTGGCCGGAGGACTTTCGGCGCATTATTTCAAGTTTCTGTCACCATCAGCCACCGAACCATTGCTGGTCACATTCCTTGTCTGGGTGATGCTGATGGCTGGCGGCTCAGGCAACAACAAGGGTGCCATCGCCGGCGCCATTGTGATCTGGTTCCTATGGTCGGCGACGGAAATCTTCACCAGCCGCCTGCCACCGGAATGGATCACGCGATCGTCCTACATCCGCATGTTGCTGGTCGGATTGATTTTGCAATTCGTGCTGCAGAAGTTCCGCTCCGGACTGGTGCCGGAGAAATCACCGAAGATCAGATCAGATTAG
- a CDS encoding thioesterase family protein: protein MLHFGDCYISGTAYYPAYLNLLNGVIEEFWSAIGYPWHEIIWKERWGTPTVHLTCDFSKPSLFGEKLTFELTVTRVGKSSMTVEHVVLCDGEHRWSGKQVLAASWLDKHTSMPWPDDVTAKLMSFLPDDPAE, encoded by the coding sequence ATGCTGCATTTCGGCGACTGCTATATTTCCGGAACCGCCTATTATCCGGCCTATCTCAATCTGCTGAACGGCGTCATCGAGGAGTTCTGGTCGGCCATCGGTTACCCGTGGCACGAGATTATCTGGAAAGAGCGCTGGGGCACGCCGACCGTCCACCTGACCTGCGATTTTTCCAAGCCATCCCTTTTCGGCGAGAAGCTGACTTTTGAGTTGACCGTCACCAGGGTCGGCAAATCGTCAATGACTGTCGAGCACGTAGTGCTGTGTGACGGAGAACACCGCTGGTCTGGCAAACAGGTGCTGGCTGCGAGCTGGCTCGACAAGCACACATCCATGCCCTGGCCAGACGATGTGACGGCCAAGCTCATGTCATTCCTGCCGGACGATCCCGCGGAATAA
- a CDS encoding host attachment family protein produces the protein MTHTPVPHKTLIVVGTGEGAKFYRNSGKSGELKLQHEHDLEPGNLADQGPAGKQAPDVSAKESMEATFAKILANHLYDLAQQHKFDHLILVLDPDTLGETRPSLHVSVTDKVMLELPKTLVNSPTDQIEKSILAAL, from the coding sequence TTGACCCACACACCAGTTCCTCACAAAACCCTTATCGTCGTAGGCACCGGAGAAGGCGCCAAATTCTATCGCAATTCCGGCAAGAGCGGCGAACTCAAGCTGCAGCATGAGCACGACCTCGAGCCCGGCAACCTGGCCGACCAGGGCCCGGCCGGCAAGCAGGCCCCGGATGTCTCCGCCAAGGAATCGATGGAGGCAACCTTCGCCAAGATATTGGCCAATCACCTTTATGATCTGGCCCAGCAGCACAAATTCGACCATCTGATTCTGGTGCTTGATCCCGATACGCTGGGCGAAACCCGTCCCAGCCTGCATGTCAGCGTCACCGACAAGGTCATGCTGGAACTGCCCAAGACACTGGTCAACAGCCCCACCGACCAGATCGAAAAATCGATTCTGGCCGCACTCTGA